One window of Magallana gigas chromosome 2, xbMagGiga1.1, whole genome shotgun sequence genomic DNA carries:
- the LOC136271817 gene encoding putative epidermal cell surface receptor: MDVQCPTVPRLSAGCTLETDPSDYCCKVAVCCQTTTSAPGQPTPSPTKPPTFCVYKGVPYIQGQTWQDGCSTTCRCDDADNNIYNCFDRCPQYPNLPAGCTKTADPNDPCCLVPVCSTPRPTPYNPQYPTTTPNPNQPTTPYNPYVTPLPKGEIVGYNPTTQNPYNPSPKPTFCVHKEQQYTNGQTWQDGCDYNCECIDQATGRYKCTERCPSFPVKPSCFMVPSQTDNCCKVQYCPPQPYPHPPPQYHQRTPLPWA, translated from the exons atggatgtaCA ATGCCCAACAGTTCCTCGTCTGTCTGCGGGATGTACCCTGGAGACTGACCCCAGCGACTACTGCTGTAAGGTGGCTGTGTGTTGTCAGACCACAACCTCTGCCCCTGGACAGCCAACACCCTCACCCACCAAACCACCAA CTTTCTGTGTGTACAAAGGAGTCCCATACATCCAGGGCCAGACCTGGCAAGATGGCTGCTCCACCACTTGCAGATGTGATGACGCTGACAACAACATCTACAACTGCTTTGACAG GTGCCCTCAGTATCCTAACTTACCTGCAGGATGTACCAAGACTGCTGACCCCAACGATCCATGCTGCCTGGTGCCAGTCTGCAGCACCCCAAGACCCACACCCTACAACCCTCAGTACCCAACCACCACCCCCAATCCTAACCAGCCTACCACACCCTACAATCCTTATGTTACACCACTGCCTAAAGGAGAAATTGTGGGATACAATCCTACCACACAGAATCCTTACAATCCTTCACCCAAACCAA CATTCTGTGTACACAAGGAACAACAATACACCAATGGACAGACTTGGCAAGATGGATGTGACTACAACTGCGAATGTATCGATCAAGCCACAGGCCGCTACAAGTGTACCGAGAG GTGCCCATCCTTCCCTGTTAAGCCTAGCTGCTTCATGGTACCAAGCCAGACAGACAACTGCTGCAAAGTACAGTACTGTCCACCCCAACCCTATCCCCACCCACCACCCCAGTACCACCAGAGAACACCACTCCCGTGGGCGTAA